GAACCCTCACAATCATTTGCAGCGGCCACGACTTCAGAAACGGAAAATTCGACATCACATCAACCAAAAACAACCACCGAAGCAGGCACGACAACAACCCAGTCCCTCCGTTCCCGCGGCCCCGCACGCCCTggctcgccctcggcgacaacgacagcgacagcgcGCGCAGCCCTCTTCGCCTCCCGTCGCTCCAACACCGTCAAGTCAACAGTGTCGGCCCCAGCTTCATCAACGGCAACAGCCGAAGCGATCCTGGACCACCAGCGCGCGGAGCAGGATGCGCTGTCCGAGTCGATTTTGAAGATGGCCAGTGCGCTCAAAGCCAGCTCGCAGAAGTTCTCCAACACGCTCGAGCAGGACAAGAATGTTGTCTCACGCGCGGCCGACGGGATGGACAAGACGGAAAGGTCGATGGACGCCGCGAGTCGGAGGATGGGCACGTTACGGAGGATGACGGAGGGTAAGGGGTGGTGGGGCCGGATGATGCTCTACGCATGGGTTTACGGGCTAATGGTTGCGTTGATTTTGTTGGTGTTTGTGATGCCCAAATTGAGGTTTTAGGTGATGAGGGACTGCTTCCCATCATGACAGAGGCGAGAGGCGGGTTTACGATACGATCACTCCCCCGGTGTCGGGCATGAAGTCGGCGAAGGCTTTTGTATCAGGCATGGCATGGGCGACAACTCGGAAGACAGAACAACATTGGGCCAAAGACAGACTCTTCTGTCGATCATTGATTCATTCGTTCGTGTACGGCCCAAGCTTGTGAAAACGCCCAAGCATGCTGACATTACTCTCGCTAACGAAACCAGACCGTACACAATGCGAAACCCATTACCACGAACCCCTGAACCAGAACCAGGTCGACGACTTTGGTTCCTacggacgacggcgcgacGGTTACTGTCGGGGTCTCCGTGCAAGCCGGCGTAAGCGAGGCGGAATCGGTCGAGGTCGCAGACGGGGTGGGCCGAGTCGTGGCAGACGAGGCTCTGGAACTGctggtcgtcgccgtcgtcaagggcggATCCGTCACGAAAGAAGGCCATCTCTCGGTGGCGAGTTGCACGATGGACTTTGTGCTGAACTCGGTCCCGAGACAGACCAGGCCGCTTTTCTGGGGCTGTCCCGCGGCGCCTTGCAGTAGAGTCCCGCATACCGGAAGGTCTGTGTCGCTGCTCCGGACGTAAGCATACATGGTCGCGGCAGTCGACCCGACTTGATGCCCGGTCGAATAGTATATGGGATAAGGTGGGGGGGTTGGTCAAACATACCAGCAAAGCGTCTTTGAATTTGATGAGATGCTGCTGGGCTTGCAAGAAAGGGCGGTAGGCCCCAGACAGCTGGTATATAACCCTCCACAGAGCCACTTCCCCGTCTGTCGGCAGGGGGATTCAATCGGTCCGGTACCGCTGCACGTAACCGTCGCAAGCTCTTTATGGATCACGTTGTCAGTTTATACTTCTTCTCTCCATGATAGGCGAACATGTTCCGACAAAAGTGGACGAAGCTGGAAAGGGGGCGGGATGAAGATATGATGACTAACTCTCTTGGGCTACGAAATACCCGCAGGTTTCTTTTCCCGGGTCCCGGACGTCATGAGAGGCCGGCTTGGAGTTTGAGGTCGTTTTCGGATCGTGCTCCTTTATGTCCTGCTCCAGTCGCGGGCTTGAGGCACCGGTCGGCAACGGCAGGTCGAAGCTGATGTGGGCCTCTTGCATCAACACCGTtgccgaggagaagaggaagcctCCGAGAGCGAGAAGAGCCAGCTGAAACTGCATCGTGAGGCGAGGGGAGCCGTATGGCCGAAGGAGGGGACTTTCGCGGGTTATGGACTCGGTAGTGACAGCAGATCGTAGAGAAGACGTGGGAAAGGTCGCAAGACAATCTGCCACCCGAGAGACGATACTGGAGAACACTTATATAGATCGAGAGCACCCTGGTTATAATGTCACTTGGCGTTTGCCGCGATCGACCCTTTGCTTCGAGGGCAAGGTGAGTCTTTTGTATCATATTTCTCGGGATGGAAGAGCAAGCATGCTCTGTCACCGCAAAAACGGTATCCTTGCATGCACTCGAGCCCAGAGGGCCTGAAAGAATAAGCATTGTCTCTGGGTCGCAGATGATGAGATGAGCCTTCTCGTTTGCGAAACCCTTGGTTGTGTTTGACACCGAATTGCAGTATTGTGTTACACGAAGGCTTTGCGAAACACCACCAGTCCACATGTTTTGCCCCGGGCCTTGACGCGGGACGACAGATTGCCCAGCGAGAACAGGTTATTCAAAATGCAATTTCAACCCACTCCAAGGCGCGTGACACAACAGTGACGGGACATTGTCAATGGGTATGACCACCGAATGAGCCTGGCTCTCCAACGAGGGCCTGGAAGCTCGTTGCGGGCATGGCAAAGTCACACTGGGCTCGGGGAAGCCTTCTGTTCAACTCGGTTCAATCCTGACAGCAGAATTGACGCGAGGACAAAATGTTCGCGGTGTAGTCCGGCTTTGAGCTCTTCGTTGCCTCCAAACGTCGACTCGAACGTCGCCGTCAGGTTTTTCCACGAAACAAACGACTTTTATCAGAAAGGGTCCAGCTTTCGAGTTGCACGTTCAAACACCCGTATGAATCTTGTGACGACTAAAGCCGTGTGCTGTTACATATCTGCGTTCCTGGATAATTACATGATTAGAGAAACAAGCTCGTATAGTCGTTCACCCAGCACCTTCCTTCACTCAGGGGCTGAAAACCATGCCTAAAACCCCGATTGAGTAAGTGTAGAACGAGTGCGCCCCCAAGAGACGACAGCAAGGCTGTCTGAGATGCTCAGCCCAACTcggccggcttcgtcgaACTCCCCACCGCATCGCTCACCGGCGCCTGGTAGACATCGCCGGATGTCGACGCTGGGGACAAGTCCGTATAGTTGCCTTGCTCCTCGTTGCCCTCCTTCAGCGGAACGCACGGCTGGTCACCGGGGAGCTCATGACCTGGTGACGGCGACACGTGGCCGTCTGACCtgcgcgtcgacgccgaagccgaagcccgccgccgccgcacaaCCAACCACACGGCGACGCAGCCAGCGACAGCCAATATGGCCAGGCTCCCCagcacgccgccgatgatCACGCCGGTGTGCGGGCTTGTAGATTCGTCGCTGCCCGTGCTCGATGTTGGTGTCGTTATAGCCGTCGAGGAGACTAACGGGGTCAGAATCGACGGTGCCAGAACATTCAAGGTGTCGGGAGGCAGCGACGAGGTGGGCACTGTAGTCGAACTTTTCGAAAACTGGTCCGTCGCTGTCTTGAGAGACACTGTAAGATCCCACTCTACGTCGTATTCGCGGCACCCGAGGAGGGTCTTCTCGCCcagggcgccgtcgtcccggACGAAAATCTGGCACTCTCCGCTCAGGCCTCTGGTCCTTTGGCTAATGATGTAGATCCTTTAGTTGCTGAGTCTCCCTCgccccttttccctcttcagAGAACCGGGGGGTTCTTCTCGCGCAGGGACACATACCAGCAGAGCGTCCTCTCGCCTAGTTTGCCAGACGATCCGCATGCAGGTTCTTTGCTGTTGAAGCAGGTCGTATACGGCTTCTCTCCACAGCCGAGATAGTTGCCTGAGGCGGCACACGACGAGGACTTGTCGTCACAAATGCGGGTTCTCGTGATGCCTGGATAGCGGTATGAGCGTTTAGTCCTAAAGATCCTTTAGTGTATTGGGGCAGCCTTACTCAAGGCGTCTTTTGATAGCATGAAGAACCCGCAGGTGTTTGAACCGAGCGTTTCGATCTGGAGCAGACTCCGATCCCTCCCCACGACGACCGCCGGCTTCTGCGTTATCAAGGGCTGCGAATACGGACTGGTTTGCGCAGGGACTGGGATTGTTTCGCCCATGAACCTGCTGTTCGTTGTGTCATCGAAGGGCCGGTCTACGCCATGGCGATGTCTGTCGTCGAGAGCGAGCTGGGCCGTCGATAGACTGCCCGCAACAGTGACAAGCAGGACAGAGAGGGGTCTCATAGCCAATTGGAGCtacaggaagaagagagcgacAATACTGTAGGTTTAGCGAGCGTGACGAAGGATAAACGAACGGGAGACGTGAcgagagaaggaggccagGGTAGCGTTGAGCGGATGGACTGGGTGTCATTGGGACTTTTATTTGCAGCTTTGGCCATTGACTTCGACCTTTGACCGCTGAATCGATGGCAAAGATGGACGGGCTGCAACGGATGACGGCTCGTTGTTTGTTCCCATCGAAAGTGCCTTGGATCCCAGTTCCTCAGTTTCCCCCACACTAGGAAGGAACAAACATGTCCATCCACAGCTGTTTGCCCCGCGAGGTTTCGTCCTCGACATTTCACAAGACCCAAACATCGTTTTTTGCCTTTCTGTTCTCCTCTCCCTGAACGACGGCTTAAGCGTAGACTTGGGCCAGAGCTTCATAGTCACGTTGTATCCGGAAGAGTCTGTACGTCCATGTGAGGCCCCTTGCGTCTTCAGGGCTTTGTACGTGTGAACGCTTTCTCCATTCCTGAACCGATATCCCCACCCTCGCATCGCATCCTCAAGCCCTTCTGCTCGTTGGCCAGGTATCGAGTATGAATATGGCTTATGGGGGTGAACGTTGTTTGGAGAGAATGAGCCAACAAATCCAGGTTCGGTTTAGATGAGTTATCGTCACCTGGTGCTCCTTCGTGGCGCTTTCATCTACGACGATCTTTGATTGGAGCCATTCAGTTTCAAATGAATTTTCAATTGCTCCTATAAAGTCCCACCTTTTTATCAACGTTCGGCTTGCTGCCCTCGAGCAATTCCATGTTAAGCCGACAGGCTCCGAGTTCTGGCCATTGACGGCTTCTTCGATGTTTGCCCACAAAAATTCTTATATCACTTAGACGGCCAGCTATCATTTGCTGATATTGGTTCACATGGCCTTGTAGTTGACAATAGTTTGGATTTCATATGACCCGAGACGGTGCCATCCCCAAATTACAAACAAGAGCTGCCCGTCCTCCCCACCAGACATCCCCATATGTCTAGAGCATCGACCAAACCATCATCAAGGTCCTCATCGTCTCCAGGTTACATCCAGTTCCCCCTTTTCAACCCTTCAAATACAACCGTCCCTCCCACGGCCTCAGTACTGGCTTGTCAccctccaccgccacccTCTCCTTGACGTCGTCATAGTTCCCGACGCGGATCTTCAACCCCTCGCCAGGGATCCGCACCTCCTGCTCCTTGTTCGTAAAATTGAGCGCGACAACGGCGCTCCTGTCGCCTCGCGTCTTCCTGTATACAAACGTCTGctcgttctcctcgtcgtacAGCTCGAAAGCCCCGTGGGTCAGCAgctccccttcctccttGCGCAGGCGCAACATCTCGCGCCAAAAGTTCAGCACAGAGCCGGGCTCCGCCTCCTGCTTGGCGACGTTAATGTCGGCATACTCGTCGTGGACGCGCATCCAGGCGCCGTCCTTGCCATTCGTGAACCCGGCGAAGGGGGTGGCGTCCCATTGCATCGGAATGCGCGCGTTGTCGCGGCCGAGCATGTTGATGCTGTCCATGACGCGGTCGAGCTCAGGGCCCACGCCATGCTCTCTCTTTATGTCGTTGTAGTAATTAAGCGCCTCTATATCGCGATATTCCTCAATACCCCAGGTCCGCGACACGTTGGTCATGCCGATCTCCTGGCCCTGATAGACGAACAGGGTGCCCGTCTGCGAGCACATCATCAGTGCGAGCATCTTCGCCGACGTCTCGCGCCACTGCGGGCTATCGCAGCCGTAGCGCGAGACAGAGCGGCCCTGGTCATGGTTCTCGCAAAAGGCCGTTGTCCAACCGTCGGTACCTTCGATAAACTGCTGCCACTTGGCGACGATGCGCTTGAGCTCGGGGAGCTTCCAGTGGCGGGCCTGGTACTTGTAGCCGACACCCTGGCCCAGGTCGACGATATCGAACTGGAAGACCATGTCAAGCTGACGGTCGGCGGCGCTGATGAACTTGAGGACGTGCTGGGGGTCCGGAGTGTGCGGGAGCTCaccgacggtgacggtgtcGTAATGGTTGAGGACCTTGGCGTTCATTTCGCGCAGGAACTCATGTATCCTCGGGCCGTTGCAGTAGATCATGTAGGCAGGTTGCACCGACGAGTTCGCGTTCATGATGGGGGCGTCTCTgaactcgacgcccttgCTATACATGTTGACCGTATCAATACGGAAGCCGTCAACGCCCTTGTCGAGCCAGAAGCGCATGGCATTATCGTAGATTGCCTCGCGCGTCTCCTCGTTCTCCCAGTTCAGGTCAGGCTGCTCCTTGGCGAACAGGTGAAGGTAGTACTCGCCCGTGGCCTCGTCCCACTCCCAGGTGCTACCGCTGAAGTGGCTCCGCCAGTTTGTGGGAGGCTGACGGACGCCGTCGGGGGTGTAGCGTGGGGGCTTCCAGATGTACCAGTTCCGCTTGGGGTTGTCCTTTGAGGACCTCGACTCTTGGAACCACTTATGCTGGTCGGAGGTGTGGTTGACGACCAGATCCAGGATGAGCTTCATACCGCGCTTATGGCACTCGTCGATGAGGATCTCCATGTCATGAACGGTGCCGTAGGGCCGGTGGACGTCCTGATAATCGGAAATATCGTACCCCATATCAACCTGCGGGCTGGCGTACATGGGTGACACCCAGACAACGTCAACGCCTAGGTTTTTGAGGTAGTCGACTTTGCTGATGATCCCTGGTATGTCGCCAAGACCATCGCCGTTGGCATCTTTGAAGCTGGCAGGGTAGATCTGGTagatgacggcgtccttCCACCAGGCCCTGCTGGCATTGTTGAGAGTTATCGAACCCATCTTGGAAGACAGGCGATTTGACGATGTCGTTGCCAACCGAGACAGAGAGAGGTGGATAATTGTCTGACAAGACCACAAAACaagagaagaaagggaaagCTCGGACACAGCAGGTCAATAATGTCTCAGTGTTTGAGCGAAACGGGGAAAGACGAGTCGTGGTAGTCCTCTCGGTTTTTATACAAACCACAGAATGGGGGCAAGTCGACAACAACCCAGGCCCGAAGCTCAAGGacccttctttccccgcCCCGCCAAATCAAGGCCGAACGAGTTAACGGGCAGAGGGCACGTACGGCGGGACACGAAACGTCGTGCGTGTGTGGATCGCGGTGCGGAAGATCGTCCATTTACCGCAGGCCGGTGCATGCAGGCGCCGCATGCGGCCATTGCGGTTGAGAGCCTGCGGGCTGCCCTCCGCGCGGGGgtgtggaggaggaagaagatggggggggggggggacgacTAAAAggatggtggtggggttgagGTCGGGCGGCCAATGGACAGGGTCTACTGGAAGATCAATTCTCGCTGGAAAGTCTGGGAAAATATAGTGAACCAATGGCTCTCCGGAAGGCAACGTGGCGTGTTCTATGGCGCGGGGGTAGTGCGCGCAAACTCTCGCTGAATTGCTGTGCTGTGGTGGCCTGGGCGTCGGCCTCCCTCACCAGTCTCTCGTTGGTAGTCACTGTACTGTGCCTCTTTCTTATCTTTGGCCTAATATCTTCCGGGCTGTACTCCCCcgtgtgtgcgtgtgagTCTTGCCAGCGGTCCCATCCACCACTTACAACCCGGTGTTCCAGCTCAAGTCCAGGGCACATGTACAGCTTTTGCCAGCGTTGAACAACAACACAAATAGTTACCGTAGCTCGCTCAAATGGGGCAATAATTGAGCCGAGAATAAGTGCTTGACATTGCCACGATCGCTCTCAAAGTGAGCCAGACTCCAAGTACCCCTAGACAGAGATTCGGGACTACCTACCACGACTCCAGCCAGACCTGATCTGCAACTTGCGGAGTTTCTCCGACGGCATGCGTCAAATGCAGCGTTGTCCAAATGGCCATTTGCGCCAGGTACCCCCGTCGAGATTGGTCTTCCCGTGGTTGCGACAAGCATTGTCTCGAAGCCACCACGACGAAGGGTTCTATATCCGTACTGTTCATACCATCTTCATGGTCCACATATTCGTCCTCTGTCCGTACCCCGTACGGCACTACTTCTCGCTTAAATTCCGCCTGGCGGGAGGGGGCTCCTGTGAAAAGTCGGCAAAGCATACGCTCGTCATGGTCCTTCACCAGCTGTGCCGAGTTGGTATAACCCAGATATCCGAACCGAGCGCCGGGTGGCTCGCGCGCGTCACTGAGAGATGCTCCCACTCGGCTCGGTCAACCGTCTCGTTTTGCCGCAAATTTATCATGTCCATGTTTGTGTAATTCCTATCCTGTCAATCCTTATACCTCTACAACCGCCAAAATAGACGCAGCGCTTTTGAAACACCCCGGTTCCCAGGTGAATGTGCTGGCGATCCCATCTTGTCGCCTTCCAAATGACCGACCTCCTTCTCTAGGCCGCTCTAGCCCTTTTactcttcgtcgtcgtcgtcgccgccgccaaggcctGCCATACTGGTGTCTGCTGCCGGTCGCGCTtggtcgtcctcgtcttcctcctcgtcactTTCAATCACTCTGCCCCTTCTCGACCGTGAGCTCTGCTGTCGTCGTgtgacgccggcgtcttcgtcctcttcctcgtcatcgcctcggttgtcgtcgacttccatcttctcgtcgtcgtctccacGCTTCTCTTCAGCATCCGACAGAGGAGAGCTGGCCTTCTCGAGCGCTCTCTCGGCACGGTCCAGtgcgtcctcgtcctcgtcctcgtcgctaTCCACGATGATCTCGGCCGACTTGTACTTGCTGTTGGCCGTCGTATCCTTCTTCGTAAGGCgacgcttcttcttcgtcgggcGCTCCTCACCCGACTCATCGCCATCCGTTtctgccttcttcttgcgtGACCCCCTCTTCGGACGGctctcgccatcgcccctGGGggccggcttcttctttcGCTTGACCTTGTCGCCAGTCTCGCTgtccgtcgtcatctcggctTCTTGCCGAGCCCTGTCCTCCTCTGCACGACGCTCGGCAATCTCTCTGTCCCTGGCAGCGatttcctctctctcctttcgGATCTTCTCTTGCCTCTCACGCTCCTTCTCGAGGGCCTTCTGTcgctcctcctcgcgctTCCGGAGCTCCGCTTGACGCTGTTCCAGGGCTGCTTGCAGCTTCTCCTTGTTCCTCTCCTCGTACTCCTTCTGGCTGGCAATCGCTCTCTCAAGCTGTTTGCGTTGAGTGTTGCGGGCCATGTTGGCACGCTGCTCGACATCGTGCTTGGGGTAGGGGGTCTGAGGATGGCTTGCAATTTCGTCCAGAGCGGAAATAGCTGATTCCAGACCGGTTGCAGCTTCTTGTAGTTGTGCCAACGTCCGCTGGTTCTCGTTCAGCCCGTAaaccgtcgtcgccatctgGATCTGGACAAAGGCAACATTGAATTTGTAGTGCACCTGGTCCGGGGCAGCTTCGAGGGCCTAGGAGGGAGCCTATTAGCGTCTGCTGTCAGGAATGGCCCAGGATCATCACTTACTTTTTGGGCGTACTTGAGCGCTTCGTGGTAGGCATCCAAAAGCTTTTCTGAACGGCCCTTGTTGAGCCAAGTGCGACCCAAGCAGGCGAGAATGACAGGGTCATTGGCCTTGCCCTCCTTTGAGAGAGCGGCCTCGTAATTCTCGATAGCTTTGGAATATTGCCTCAGCTCGGCGTAGATGTGACCCAGATTGACATAAACATGCGCGTCTCTGATAGTGTCGCGAATCTTGACAAAAATGCCAAGTGCCGTTTTGTAATCCTTCTTGTCTTCGACCATAGCAATGGCAATGCCCTGGGCTGCGTACGCGTTCTTGGGATCCAGGGAGAGGGCCTTTTCAAAGAATTCTACCGCCTTGCTGTATGTAGCGCTcctcttggccttgtcgCTGTCGGTTTCGCGCCGCATCTCTCGAGCTTGGATCAGGTACAGGTTGCCCATGCCGACTAAAGCGTACCGATCATGCTTGTCGTAGTTCTGCAGCGTGTGCTTGTAGTGACGGAACTCGTGGTCCTCGTTGATGTTCTGCGGCCGCTTTCGGGAATGGACCTTACCCATGTACCAACCATACAGCGCGCGAACCTCGAGATCTTGAGGGTTCTCCTGGTAGAGCTTcgagacggcgtcgggcCCCTCTTTGTTGGGATTCTTGCGAAGCTTGATGTATGCAAGTCGTGTCCGGGCATCGGTGTAGTCGTCGTGGCGTTTCAACAATCCCTCGTAAACCTCAATAGACCTGTCGTACAGTCCTTGAGACTCATAGCTCCGACCCAGGTTGAAGCTGATGGTGGTGACCAAGGCATCCGTGTCAATCTCTTGGTCCTTTTCCCCAATCTTCATGCATGCGCCCAGAGCAGCCTCGAACATCTCGCTGGCTTGTTCATGTTTCTCCGATTGGGAGTAGAAACAGCCGATATTATTGAGAAGCTGCGGAGGCAAGAACTTGCGAAGAGCTGCGCGTTTTTCGGCTTCATCAGTGAGGTCCGTCGGATAGTCATCCTCTGGAATCTGGTCAAGTTCCAGCTGTTCGACCTGAAGAAGGCATTGCTGAGCCCTCTCGGGAAACTCATGCTCGTACAGACGCGCCAAGTTCAGCAGCACCGCCGCGTCAGGAGACATGCCCTTCTTGCTGTCCTTCCAAGAACCGCGCACACCCTCCAGAAGCGAAatcgccttcttcatctcAGCTGACTTGTCCTCCTTGCCGTCCGCCTCTTCGTTTGCAAAGACTTCTTCTGCGTATAAAGTGCCAAGAAGAATCATGGCTTCGTGGTTCTTGGACTGCTGGATCATTTTCTCCAACCGCAGCTTCGCTTCGCCAAGGTCGCCGCGAAGCACTGCCAGTTGGGCAGCACCAAACTTTGCCGGCAGATAGCCGCGCTCGGCGCCACCACGCGCATCATCGGCTCTGCGATAGAAGTCGCTAGCACGTTCGGGGTCGCCCGTGTAGTGTTCTTTTCTTGCCAAGAGATACCAACCATCGCTGGCAATCGCATTGACATCAGTGTACTGGATTGCCTTGTGGGCGAGTGAGTCTACAGTGCTGAGCTGTTTGCGTGACAGGAAGTACCCTGCAAACGTTGCGCACGTGAGAGGCATGTTTTTGTCGAGTTTGAAAGACTTCTGTGTATACTCCGTCATCGCTTTCTTGTAAAGTCGAAGGAAGTCGGGGCTGTTCGTAGGGATGTGGCCGCTTGCATCGAGATAGTAAAGACCC
The genomic region above belongs to Colletotrichum higginsianum IMI 349063 chromosome 2, whole genome shotgun sequence and contains:
- a CDS encoding Synaptobrevin; translated protein: MARLPTAFPYAHSTTPEKGAAELSQLLRRLDQTILHADQNRERRLRVSEFERARLNSNLDYARSLLTRVEQEAMHVKLLSRRQDMQADLNRKRELLERLVDRMHDLEQVRRVDPLLHEEDDDNSSDGEDILADIIPTPSESMDSRSTDIPTEDTGDQDEDDEPEAPSLPPPVSALPKEPSQSFAAATTSETENSTSHQPKTTTEAGTTTTQSLRSRGPARPGSPSATTTATARAALFASRRSNTVKSTVSAPASSTATAEAILDHQRAEQDALSESILKMASALKASSQKFSNTLEQDKNVVSRAADGMDKTERSMDAASRRMGTLRRMTEGKGWWGRMMLYAWVYGLMVALILLVFVMPKLRF
- a CDS encoding Alpha amylase encodes the protein MGSITLNNASRAWWKDAVIYQIYPASFKDANGDGLGDIPGIISKVDYLKNLGVDVVWVSPMYASPQVDMGYDISDYQDVHRPYGTVHDMEILIDECHKRGMKLILDLVVNHTSDQHKWFQESRSSKDNPKRNWYIWKPPRYTPDGVRQPPTNWRSHFSGSTWEWDEATGEYYLHLFAKEQPDLNWENEETREAIYDNAMRFWLDKGVDGFRIDTVNMYSKGVEFRDAPIMNANSSVQPAYMIYCNGPRIHEFLREMNAKVLNHYDTVTVGELPHTPDPQHVLKFISAADRQLDMVFQFDIVDLGQGVGYKYQARHWKLPELKRIVAKWQQFIEGTDGWTTAFCENHDQGRSVSRYGCDSPQWRETSAKMLALMMCSQTGTLFVYQGQEIGMTNVSRTWGIEEYRDIEALNYYNDIKREHGVGPELDRVMDSINMLGRDNARIPMQWDATPFAGFTNGKDGAWMRVHDEYADINVAKQEAEPGSVLNFWREMLRLRKEEGELLTHGAFELYDEENEQTFVYRKTRGDRSAVVALNFTNKEQEVRIPGEGLKIRVGNYDDVKERVAVEGDKPVLRPWEGRLYLKG
- a CDS encoding Tetratricopeptide — its product is MSALRNGAMNGTNGATSAPVSKRFSDIPAAIDVPVQGEAEDEAVEIDLLELFDDPTELCTLFENERAARTYWMTVALAYAKQKKIDHAIEMLVRGGNAMRDNNPREKLSMIGCLCWMYLWKSREAPRVPPDGELASEAKTKEYYLQLATSTLNDASRINPAFPPLFLARGVLQLLRASLQTPKASGHGQVDSEKADLLRSALKAFEDAIRVSQGKNMLAVMGKARTFFSLGKYPESLACYQEVLQKMPDFVDPDPRIGIGCCFWQLGFKDDAKLAWERCLEINPDHKVGNILLGLYYLDASGHIPTNSPDFLRLYKKAMTEYTQKSFKLDKNMPLTCATFAGYFLSRKQLSTVDSLAHKAIQYTDVNAIASDGWYLLARKEHYTGDPERASDFYRRADDARGGAERGYLPAKFGAAQLAVLRGDLGEAKLRLEKMIQQSKNHEAMILLGTLYAEEVFANEEADGKEDKSAEMKKAISLLEGVRGSWKDSKKGMSPDAAVLLNLARLYEHEFPERAQQCLLQVEQLELDQIPEDDYPTDLTDEAEKRAALRKFLPPQLLNNIGCFYSQSEKHEQASEMFEAALGACMKIGEKDQEIDTDALVTTISFNLGRSYESQGLYDRSIEVYEGLLKRHDDYTDARTRLAYIKLRKNPNKEGPDAVSKLYQENPQDLEVRALYGWYMGKVHSRKRPQNINEDHEFRHYKHTLQNYDKHDRYALVGMGNLYLIQAREMRRETDSDKAKRSATYSKAVEFFEKALSLDPKNAYAAQGIAIAMVEDKKDYKTALGIFVKIRDTIRDAHVYVNLGHIYAELRQYSKAIENYEAALSKEGKANDPVILACLGRTWLNKGRSEKLLDAYHEALKYAQKALEAAPDQVHYKFNVAFVQIQMATTVYGLNENQRTLAQLQEAATGLESAISALDEIASHPQTPYPKHDVEQRANMARNTQRKQLERAIASQKEYEERNKEKLQAALEQRQAELRKREEERQKALEKERERQEKIRKEREEIAARDREIAERRAEEDRARQEAEMTTDSETGDKVKRKKKPAPRGDGESRPKRGSRKKKAETDGDESGEERPTKKKRRLTKKDTTANSKYKSAEIIVDSDEDEDEDALDRAERALEKASSPLSDAEEKRGDDDEKMEVDDNRGDDEEEDEDAGVTRRQQSSRSRRGRVIESDEEEDEDDQARPAADTSMAGLGGGDDDDEE